A portion of the bacterium genome contains these proteins:
- a CDS encoding ATP-binding protein has protein sequence MSQDLLIGTVKGPGESAHEYRFITPDNARTKVGEFVYYPVSVDGTERLILGKITEKAIVRTLPDAFLADPHIPPSEVAELIGFDAATPELYEVTVSIAGYFDPRFKGFVNPRMMPDPGARVHLASSAFLTEVLSPKTEGAPGSAHLGSLLTRAAGEVPVVLDVKNLVSTHLAILASTGSGKSYTAGVLIEELLRPYNRAAVLVIDPHGEYHTFREFENHPAFSQGGYRPRVRIIPHDQVRIRFSSLTETDVRSLLPMMSEKMNAFLGKAFDRVRGRKGDGHLWGLQDLFNALDAMRTEGAEDDPSSNASTIEGIRWRLEDRFARSRIFHDRDHLPLPELFAPGQVTVIQLNEIDQDMQQVIVSTLLRRINRARMDTKNGKVHDGETYVPYPVFVLLEEAHRFAPAGATVVSTPILKTILAEGRKFGVGVGLITQRPGKLDSDVLSQCMTQFIMKIVNPIDQQTIASSVEGAGRDLLDELPALTKGQVVVAGVAINTPVLCQVRSRLTSHGGETIDAPQEWLDYFGVAQEAARVQDAAVLRPQAKTERFRGYHI, from the coding sequence ATGAGCCAAGACCTGTTGATCGGCACCGTCAAGGGCCCGGGCGAGAGCGCCCACGAGTACCGCTTCATCACCCCGGACAACGCCCGCACCAAGGTGGGCGAGTTCGTCTACTACCCGGTGTCGGTGGACGGCACCGAGCGCCTGATCCTCGGCAAGATCACCGAGAAGGCCATCGTTCGCACCCTGCCCGACGCCTTCCTCGCGGATCCCCACATCCCGCCTTCCGAGGTGGCCGAGCTGATCGGCTTCGACGCGGCCACCCCTGAGCTCTACGAGGTGACGGTCTCGATCGCGGGCTACTTCGATCCGCGCTTCAAGGGCTTCGTCAATCCGCGGATGATGCCCGATCCGGGTGCGCGGGTCCACCTGGCCAGTAGCGCCTTCTTGACCGAGGTCTTGAGCCCCAAGACCGAAGGGGCGCCAGGCTCGGCCCACCTCGGCTCGCTCTTGACCCGAGCGGCCGGCGAGGTGCCCGTGGTGCTGGACGTCAAGAACCTGGTCTCGACCCACCTGGCCATTCTGGCCTCCACCGGCTCCGGCAAGAGCTACACGGCGGGTGTGCTCATCGAGGAGCTGCTGCGCCCCTACAACCGCGCGGCGGTGCTCGTCATCGACCCCCACGGCGAGTACCACACCTTCCGCGAGTTCGAGAACCATCCGGCCTTCTCGCAGGGCGGCTACCGGCCTCGGGTGCGGATCATCCCGCACGATCAGGTGCGGATCCGCTTCTCGAGCCTCACCGAGACTGACGTGCGATCGCTGCTGCCCATGATGAGCGAGAAGATGAACGCCTTCCTCGGCAAGGCCTTCGACCGGGTCCGGGGCCGCAAGGGTGACGGCCACCTGTGGGGCCTCCAGGACCTCTTCAACGCGCTGGATGCCATGCGCACCGAGGGGGCCGAGGACGATCCGTCCTCCAACGCGAGCACCATCGAGGGCATCCGCTGGCGCCTCGAGGACCGCTTCGCGCGATCGCGGATCTTCCACGACCGGGACCACCTGCCTTTGCCCGAGCTGTTCGCCCCCGGCCAGGTCACGGTCATCCAGCTCAACGAGATCGACCAGGACATGCAGCAGGTGATCGTCTCGACCCTGCTCAGGCGCATCAACCGCGCGCGGATGGACACCAAGAACGGCAAGGTCCACGACGGCGAGACCTACGTGCCTTACCCGGTCTTCGTGCTGCTCGAAGAGGCCCACCGCTTCGCACCGGCCGGGGCCACAGTCGTCAGCACCCCGATCCTCAAGACGATCCTCGCCGAGGGCCGCAAGTTCGGCGTGGGGGTCGGCCTCATCACCCAGCGACCGGGCAAGCTGGACAGCGACGTGCTCTCCCAGTGCATGACCCAGTTCATCATGAAGATCGTGAACCCCATCGACCAGCAGACCATCGCAAGCTCGGTCGAGGGCGCGGGGCGCGACCTGCTGGACGAGCTGCCGGCCCTGACCAAGGGGCAAGTGGTGGTGGCGGGGGTTGCGATCAATACTCCGGTGCTGTGCCAGGTGCGATCGCGCCTGACGAGCCACGGCGGCGAGACCATCGACGCCCCGCAAGAGTGGCTCGACTACTTCGGCGTGGCCCAGGAGGCCGCCCGGGTCCAGGACGCGGCCGTGCTGCGCCCGCAGGCCAAGACCGAGCGCTTCCGCGGCTATCACATCTGA
- a CDS encoding zinc ribbon domain-containing protein, translated as MMTCPSCGYKEDTKFCKHCGALMVSEAKASYLQTPQFTGITIPPPTATEGFKADDLDALGIEDRDFGDGEHGEGGKDSWFGIGMVLVLVVILIAWGVSRATGNN; from the coding sequence ATGATGACTTGTCCGAGCTGCGGCTACAAGGAAGACACCAAGTTCTGCAAGCACTGCGGGGCCCTGATGGTGTCCGAGGCCAAGGCCAGCTACCTTCAGACGCCTCAGTTCACGGGCATCACCATCCCCCCGCCCACCGCGACCGAGGGCTTCAAGGCCGATGACCTGGATGCCCTGGGCATCGAGGACCGCGACTTCGGCGACGGGGAGCACGGCGAGGGGGGCAAGGACTCCTGGTTCGGCATCGGCATGGTGCTGGTACTGGTGGTGATCCTCATCGCCTGGGGCGTCTCGCGCGCCACCGGCAACAACTAG
- a CDS encoding acyltransferase has protein sequence MARTVKCGLIQAANVEKDTSKPIEAIKKAMIDHHVAMIHEAGKQGVQILCLQEIFYGPYFPAEQDTRWYQAAERIPDGPTVKLMQELAKEHQMVLIVPIYEEEMAGVYYNTAAVIDADGTYLGKYRKHHIPHLHPGFWEKFYFKPGNLGYPTFETRYATIGVYLCYDRHFPEGARALGLNGAEIVFNPSATVAGLSEYLWKLEQPAHAVANGYYVGAINRVGHEAPWNIGEFYGQSYFCDPRGQMVAVASRDQDELLVADLDLDMIREVRDTWQFFRDRRPETYDDLTTQSR, from the coding sequence ATGGCGAGAACGGTCAAGTGCGGCCTGATCCAGGCCGCGAACGTCGAGAAGGACACCTCCAAGCCCATCGAAGCGATCAAGAAGGCGATGATCGACCACCACGTCGCCATGATCCACGAGGCCGGCAAGCAGGGCGTCCAGATCCTTTGCCTGCAAGAGATCTTCTACGGCCCGTACTTCCCGGCCGAGCAGGACACCCGCTGGTACCAGGCCGCCGAGCGCATCCCCGACGGCCCCACCGTCAAGCTCATGCAGGAGCTGGCCAAAGAGCACCAGATGGTGCTGATCGTCCCCATCTACGAAGAGGAAATGGCGGGCGTCTACTACAACACCGCCGCGGTGATCGATGCGGACGGCACCTACCTGGGCAAGTACCGCAAGCACCACATCCCGCACCTGCACCCCGGCTTCTGGGAGAAGTTCTACTTCAAGCCCGGCAACCTGGGCTACCCCACCTTCGAGACCCGCTACGCCACCATCGGCGTCTACCTCTGCTACGACCGGCACTTCCCCGAAGGGGCCCGGGCCCTGGGCCTCAACGGCGCCGAGATCGTCTTCAACCCCTCGGCCACGGTGGCGGGCCTCTCGGAGTACCTCTGGAAGCTGGAGCAGCCCGCCCATGCGGTCGCCAACGGCTACTACGTCGGCGCCATCAACCGGGTGGGCCACGAGGCCCCCTGGAACATCGGAGAGTTCTACGGCCAGAGCTACTTCTGCGATCCGCGCGGCCAGATGGTCGCGGTCGCGAGCCGTGACCAGGACGAACTGCTCGTCGCCGACCTGGACCTGGACATGATCCGCGAAGTGCGCGACACCTGGCAGTTCTTCCGCGATCGCCGGCCCGAAACCTACGACGACCTCACGACCCAGAGCCGGTAA
- a CDS encoding leucyl aminopeptidase — protein sequence MKLTIKTGAPAAEKGELIAIALFEGESKLGADAQAVDKALGGIVADVLKSGDFAGKLNQTMMIPTGGKLGAKRLLLVGLGKPAELTVERVRQAAGKATVTARDLGIKTFSTAVFGLDAEDIDAHATARAFVEGMLLGNYQFNVYRTENKDKHKYLDGVTLLAADKAQAELIGEAQAEAEAIADAVALSRDMVSMPPNDLTPSTMAEMAKKMAAEVGITCKVLDEKQIKKEGMGSFLGVAQGSIDAEPPRFIVLEYMPNGDKEAPLVFVGKGITFDSGGISIKPGEGMEKMKYDMAGAAAVIGAIRAIAKLALPVNVVALVPATENMPSGDAIHPGDVLTSMSGLTIEVINTDAEGRLILADALTYAERYKPRGVVDLATLTGACVIALGTQAIGLMTNDDAFGEKVRQAGERSAERAWKLPMWDDYFDLIKSDVADLKNTGGRAGGTITAGAFLSKFAKNYPWTHLDIAGTAWNEKGSAYVPKGATGIGVRLLVELATEYAAEAASAPQPATLKAAAKAPAKTTAAKAPAKAAAKAPAAKAPAAKKATKK from the coding sequence ATGAAGCTAACCATCAAGACCGGTGCTCCGGCCGCCGAGAAAGGCGAACTGATCGCGATCGCCCTGTTCGAAGGTGAGAGCAAGCTCGGCGCCGACGCGCAGGCCGTGGACAAGGCCCTCGGCGGTATCGTCGCCGACGTGCTCAAGTCGGGCGACTTCGCCGGCAAGCTCAACCAGACCATGATGATCCCCACCGGCGGCAAGCTCGGCGCCAAGCGCCTGCTGCTCGTGGGCCTCGGCAAGCCCGCCGAGCTGACCGTGGAGCGCGTGCGCCAGGCCGCCGGCAAGGCGACCGTGACTGCCCGCGACCTGGGCATCAAGACCTTTTCGACCGCGGTCTTCGGCCTCGACGCCGAGGACATCGACGCGCATGCGACCGCTCGCGCCTTCGTCGAGGGCATGCTGCTCGGTAACTACCAGTTCAACGTCTACCGCACCGAGAACAAGGACAAGCACAAGTATCTCGACGGCGTGACCCTGCTTGCCGCCGACAAGGCGCAGGCCGAGCTCATCGGCGAGGCCCAGGCCGAGGCCGAGGCGATCGCGGATGCGGTGGCCCTGAGCCGGGACATGGTCTCCATGCCCCCCAACGACCTGACCCCCTCGACCATGGCCGAGATGGCCAAGAAGATGGCCGCCGAAGTCGGGATCACCTGCAAGGTCCTCGACGAGAAGCAGATCAAGAAGGAAGGCATGGGCTCGTTCCTGGGTGTCGCCCAGGGCTCCATCGACGCCGAGCCTCCCCGCTTCATCGTCCTCGAGTACATGCCCAACGGCGACAAGGAAGCTCCCTTGGTCTTCGTCGGTAAGGGCATCACCTTCGACTCGGGCGGTATCTCCATCAAGCCCGGCGAGGGCATGGAGAAGATGAAGTACGACATGGCCGGCGCTGCGGCGGTCATCGGCGCCATCCGCGCGATCGCCAAGCTCGCGTTGCCCGTCAACGTAGTCGCCCTGGTGCCCGCCACCGAGAACATGCCCTCGGGCGACGCCATCCACCCCGGCGACGTGCTCACCTCCATGAGCGGCCTGACCATCGAGGTCATCAACACCGACGCCGAGGGTCGCCTGATCCTCGCCGACGCCCTGACCTACGCCGAGCGCTACAAGCCCCGCGGCGTGGTCGACCTCGCGACCCTGACCGGCGCCTGCGTCATCGCCCTGGGCACCCAGGCCATCGGCCTGATGACCAACGACGACGCCTTCGGCGAGAAGGTCCGCCAGGCTGGCGAGCGTTCGGCCGAGCGCGCCTGGAAGCTGCCCATGTGGGACGACTACTTCGATCTGATCAAGAGCGACGTGGCCGACCTCAAGAACACGGGCGGCCGCGCGGGCGGCACCATCACCGCCGGCGCCTTCTTGTCGAAGTTCGCCAAGAACTACCCCTGGACCCACCTCGACATCGCGGGCACCGCGTGGAACGAGAAGGGCTCCGCCTACGTGCCCAAGGGCGCGACCGGCATCGGCGTCCGCCTCTTGGTCGAGCTGGCCACCGAGTACGCCGCTGAGGCCGCCTCGGCTCCCCAGCCCGCGACCCTGAAGGCTGCGGCCAAGGCTCCGGCCAAGACCACCGCCGCCAAGGCCCCCGCGAAGGCTGCCGCCAAGGCGCCGGCTGCGAAGGCCCCGGCCGCCAAGAAGGCGACCAAGAAGTAA
- a CDS encoding DUF393 domain-containing protein: MDAQRLILVYDGECGLCRDTVAWVRARDRAGRIQAVPFQEPGLLEELGLTREQAAREAWAIEPQGRRYAGAAAINRTFRALGGVWGCLALLYHVPPVRWGEDRLYRWVAEHRSAIPRRWWPLR; encoded by the coding sequence GTGGACGCGCAGCGCTTGATCCTCGTCTACGATGGGGAATGCGGCTTGTGCCGGGATACCGTGGCCTGGGTGAGGGCCCGCGATCGCGCGGGCCGCATCCAGGCCGTTCCCTTTCAGGAACCTGGCCTGCTCGAGGAGCTGGGCTTGACGCGTGAGCAAGCCGCGCGCGAGGCGTGGGCGATCGAGCCTCAGGGACGACGCTACGCAGGGGCAGCGGCGATCAATCGAACTTTCCGCGCCCTCGGCGGCGTCTGGGGCTGCCTGGCCCTGCTCTATCACGTGCCTCCCGTGCGGTGGGGGGAAGATCGGCTCTATCGATGGGTGGCCGAGCACCGTAGCGCGATCCCCAGACGCTGGTGGCCCTTGCGTTAG
- a CDS encoding carboxypeptidase regulatory-like domain-containing protein: MRTLCRWACAIGVLGFAGAAWGAVPSEQLLLPEAKVPVVKRVKKAAPSPPPASTQGTILKVPTTPLPEGVLNPLRLMPWLPSGEMQLHQGASRYGGDAGQGMSTSRLGLSLRGSQGDTLWSFRSVADRQDQAWQLGEFSLVGHLGDRGFLTIGDEALSLGALLMDDLAIRGGGAHLQGRNWKGMAFAGRDRPAIASAERRRTLAGAQAETPLSDRLVLRGRLLAQDDEDLAIRGGLTSVGAAYVEGGTRLEGDLAAALGGARPDWGTRWSAEVPWDRLRFQGTYLRQGADFQPVRYQAFLREGGRENWNASLKAELSGEWQANATMGRGMLNLAGDAALPRQQSGFAMVGLAYQPRQGPGTNVSYSQSDMLTTSASTSYALRFDRLASELTFQLPFAQRSRARWEWWQSHFSGAPIQQHLLGLQESGLFGSALDWNENVTLRADAPTRLLHGLAWGGPLLDRRVQVRSGAFLEHLATEPFDPSSRVGLSLDLSTLLSESEQLSATGALEQSIGGPASARWLARYESRFGPPGERTPDERPARLGGRVFLPPGTVTGELRVLLDRVQVATVAPDGRFAFDEVTPGPHLVSLDANRLPLALAIAPAQTVRAVTLAKGQQLLDLRFDVQLARRLAGRVRDRQGRGVASLTVALEGEEARETWTDAEGRYAFEALPAGHYVVRLASSSMDGDYTWEEQAHAISLKEQAARDDLDFVVSQKEAPLLKLDGSLSAEFFETAAEPQAPHNSPPPVVFTPDPAVRGRPVTVRVRAIATARQVWLRFEGSPPIPLRRVDKRDWQVTTRLPATLPAGSCRVELQMTAPRGIKRLVLTLKLRN, encoded by the coding sequence TTGCGTACGCTTTGCCGCTGGGCATGCGCAATCGGGGTGCTCGGCTTCGCCGGCGCGGCGTGGGGGGCCGTGCCGAGCGAACAGCTCCTGCTGCCCGAGGCCAAGGTGCCCGTGGTCAAGCGCGTCAAGAAGGCCGCACCCTCGCCACCACCGGCTTCGACCCAGGGAACCATTCTCAAGGTGCCGACCACTCCTTTGCCGGAAGGGGTGCTCAACCCCCTGCGCCTCATGCCCTGGCTGCCCTCGGGCGAAATGCAGCTTCATCAAGGGGCGAGCCGCTACGGGGGCGACGCGGGCCAGGGCATGAGCACGTCGCGCCTGGGCTTGTCGCTGCGCGGGAGCCAGGGAGACACGCTCTGGTCTTTTCGCTCGGTCGCCGACCGGCAGGACCAGGCCTGGCAACTCGGTGAGTTCAGCCTCGTCGGCCACCTGGGCGATCGTGGCTTTTTGACGATCGGCGACGAGGCGCTCTCGCTGGGCGCGCTCTTGATGGACGACCTGGCGATCCGCGGTGGGGGAGCCCACCTGCAGGGCCGCAACTGGAAGGGGATGGCCTTCGCCGGACGCGATCGCCCTGCCATCGCCTCGGCCGAGCGCCGCCGCACCCTCGCCGGCGCCCAGGCGGAGACGCCCCTCTCCGATCGCCTCGTCTTGCGCGGGAGGCTGCTCGCCCAGGACGACGAGGACCTTGCGATCCGCGGCGGCCTCACCAGCGTCGGGGCAGCCTACGTGGAGGGCGGGACGCGTCTCGAAGGGGACCTCGCCGCCGCGCTCGGAGGCGCGCGTCCCGACTGGGGGACGCGCTGGTCGGCCGAGGTGCCATGGGATCGCCTGCGCTTCCAGGGTACCTACCTGCGCCAGGGGGCCGACTTCCAGCCGGTTCGCTACCAGGCCTTCCTGCGCGAGGGGGGGCGCGAGAACTGGAACGCGTCCCTGAAAGCGGAGCTCTCGGGGGAATGGCAGGCCAACGCCACCATGGGGCGTGGGATGCTCAACCTGGCCGGGGATGCGGCCCTGCCGCGCCAGCAATCGGGCTTTGCCATGGTGGGGCTCGCCTACCAGCCACGGCAGGGGCCCGGCACGAACGTGAGCTACTCGCAGAGCGACATGCTCACGACCAGCGCTTCTACGTCCTATGCGCTGCGCTTCGACCGCCTCGCGAGCGAGCTGACCTTTCAGCTGCCGTTCGCGCAGCGCAGCCGGGCCCGCTGGGAGTGGTGGCAGAGCCACTTCTCAGGTGCTCCCATTCAGCAGCACCTGCTGGGCTTGCAGGAGAGCGGCCTGTTCGGCAGCGCCCTGGACTGGAACGAGAACGTGACGCTTCGCGCGGATGCCCCGACCAGGCTCCTGCACGGCCTCGCCTGGGGCGGGCCGCTCCTGGATCGACGGGTGCAGGTCCGTAGCGGCGCCTTTCTCGAACACCTGGCGACCGAACCCTTCGATCCGAGCAGCCGCGTGGGGCTGAGCCTCGATCTGAGCACCCTGCTCTCCGAGAGCGAGCAGCTCAGCGCGACGGGGGCGCTCGAACAGAGCATCGGTGGGCCGGCGAGTGCCCGCTGGCTCGCTCGCTACGAGAGCCGCTTCGGGCCACCGGGCGAGAGGACGCCTGATGAGCGCCCGGCGCGCCTCGGCGGACGCGTCTTCTTGCCGCCCGGCACGGTCACAGGCGAGCTGCGGGTCCTGCTGGATCGGGTGCAGGTTGCGACGGTGGCCCCGGATGGGCGCTTTGCCTTCGACGAGGTCACGCCGGGCCCTCACCTCGTGTCGCTCGACGCCAATCGCTTGCCTTTGGCGCTTGCGATCGCGCCTGCTCAGACCGTGCGCGCCGTTACCCTGGCCAAGGGGCAGCAGCTTCTGGACCTGCGCTTCGACGTCCAGCTCGCGCGCCGCCTCGCGGGCCGCGTGCGCGATCGCCAGGGGCGCGGCGTGGCGTCGCTCACCGTGGCGCTCGAAGGCGAGGAGGCGCGCGAGACATGGACCGACGCGGAAGGTCGCTACGCCTTCGAGGCCCTGCCGGCGGGCCATTACGTGGTACGCCTTGCGAGCTCCTCGATGGACGGCGACTATACCTGGGAAGAGCAGGCCCATGCCATTTCTCTGAAAGAGCAGGCCGCACGCGACGACCTGGACTTCGTCGTGAGCCAGAAAGAGGCCCCCCTGCTCAAGCTCGACGGCTCCCTGTCCGCTGAGTTTTTCGAGACGGCGGCCGAGCCTCAAGCGCCGCACAACTCGCCGCCGCCCGTGGTCTTCACCCCCGACCCCGCCGTGCGCGGGCGGCCCGTCACTGTGCGGGTCCGGGCGATCGCCACGGCGCGTCAGGTCTGGCTGCGCTTCGAGGGATCGCCACCCATCCCCTTGCGCCGGGTGGACAAACGTGACTGGCAAGTGACGACCCGGCTCCCTGCCACGCTGCCCGCCGGCTCGTGCCGGGTGGAGCTTCAAATGACCGCGCCGCGCGGCATCAAGCGCCTGGTGTTGACGCTCAAGCTCAGAAATTAG
- a CDS encoding DNA double-strand break repair nuclease NurA encodes MLYRDRLLGALEACASAFDAYDAALTGRLEALVAALDALSEADAASLGAALATFDAPGALPTEEWDRGARIPFGLSWNDHSAARAWAFNKLAGRPTFAADGSQIEPDRRFSLPVALVQVGWFENLHAAEAPGYRKDVDVRVLGPDDLKEDEVGPPKRKVDLARFELEVAALRRYLAAPGEPGRIVYLDGSLVVSFAEKRKQDAYSLRYVELVRGLLADAEAARVPLIAYVDTSYAHDLATMLASWRGLSGTGGVSDAALLAGRLEWGDRTPTAICAREGILDNYGDWARRIGFCYLQTNADAPPARLEYPLWIQEAGLLDEVLDVVRADAIAGGGYPYTLAAADATAVLSAADRDGFYRTVQEFLDVRGVPLRFSKKALSKLRRR; translated from the coding sequence ATGCTCTACCGCGATCGCCTCTTGGGGGCCCTGGAAGCCTGCGCGAGCGCGTTCGACGCCTACGACGCCGCCCTGACCGGACGGCTCGAAGCGCTCGTCGCGGCCCTCGATGCGCTTTCCGAGGCCGATGCCGCGTCGCTCGGGGCGGCCCTTGCCACTTTCGATGCGCCCGGCGCTCTGCCCACCGAAGAGTGGGACCGGGGTGCGCGGATCCCTTTCGGCCTTTCATGGAACGACCACTCCGCGGCGAGGGCCTGGGCTTTCAATAAGCTCGCGGGCCGGCCGACCTTCGCGGCGGACGGCAGCCAGATCGAGCCCGATCGGCGCTTTTCGCTGCCGGTGGCCCTGGTCCAGGTGGGGTGGTTCGAGAACCTGCATGCCGCCGAGGCCCCAGGCTACCGCAAGGACGTGGACGTGCGAGTGCTGGGCCCCGACGACCTCAAGGAGGACGAGGTGGGCCCGCCCAAGCGCAAGGTGGACCTCGCGCGCTTCGAGCTGGAGGTGGCCGCCCTCAGGCGCTACCTGGCCGCGCCGGGTGAGCCCGGGCGCATCGTCTACCTGGACGGCAGCCTGGTGGTCTCCTTTGCTGAGAAGCGCAAGCAGGACGCCTATTCACTTCGGTACGTGGAGCTCGTGAGAGGGCTCTTGGCTGACGCCGAGGCCGCGCGGGTGCCGCTCATCGCTTACGTGGACACCTCTTACGCCCACGACCTCGCGACCATGCTCGCCAGCTGGCGGGGCCTCTCGGGGACCGGCGGGGTCAGCGACGCCGCGCTGCTTGCGGGTCGCCTGGAGTGGGGCGATCGCACCCCGACCGCCATCTGCGCGCGCGAGGGGATCCTCGACAACTATGGAGACTGGGCCCGCCGCATCGGCTTCTGCTACCTGCAGACCAATGCCGACGCGCCGCCCGCGCGCCTGGAGTACCCCCTCTGGATCCAGGAGGCGGGCCTCTTGGACGAGGTGCTGGACGTGGTGCGCGCCGATGCGATCGCAGGCGGCGGCTACCCCTACACGCTGGCGGCGGCGGATGCGACGGCGGTGCTCTCGGCGGCCGATCGCGACGGCTTCTACCGCACCGTCCAGGAGTTCCTCGACGTGCGCGGCGTGCCGCTGCGCTTCTCGAAGAAGGCCCTCTCCAAGCTCCGGCGCCGCTAG
- a CDS encoding HD-GYP domain-containing protein → MSTSIRTPLEALQPGMVLAEPVFHPSDRQQLLGPGTAITPQNLSLLYRAGVEAVTVINFQAQPVKAPSRPLAAPVRQTAKTGPLGRLFGANEAPAKPATPAPPSRAETGALSRFTESRIEKLARDVVTHNVASIREIANTYKESAAIDFEKADSCVQTTLQEIVMNKEILNSLCDLRVYDEYTYAHSANVMSLSLLMGVTLGYPIDKLRLLGIGALLHDVGKNLIPDFILNKPGKLTEAEFAVMKTHSEKGLRLIQNHRWATPEIKGIVLHHHEKWAGGGYPYGLKGNDIPEMARAVAICDVWDALISNRVYKKGMPPNQAYRIILEGMDTHFERRMVWAFQNFIVPYPKNALVLLNSGEIAKVAQVNREDPTRPVVEMDGQLIDLGKHGRLVVQDLYRPEVKA, encoded by the coding sequence ATGAGCACGTCGATTCGCACGCCCCTCGAAGCCCTGCAGCCCGGGATGGTCCTGGCAGAGCCAGTCTTCCATCCCTCGGATCGGCAGCAGTTACTGGGGCCCGGCACCGCCATCACCCCCCAGAACCTCTCGCTGCTCTATCGCGCAGGGGTCGAGGCGGTCACGGTGATCAACTTCCAGGCCCAGCCCGTGAAGGCACCCTCCCGCCCCTTGGCGGCTCCCGTGCGGCAGACGGCCAAGACCGGCCCCCTGGGGCGCCTCTTCGGCGCGAACGAGGCCCCCGCGAAGCCCGCCACCCCCGCTCCGCCTTCCCGCGCCGAGACCGGCGCCCTGTCGCGCTTCACCGAGAGCCGCATCGAGAAGCTCGCCCGCGACGTGGTCACCCACAACGTCGCCTCGATCCGCGAGATCGCCAACACTTACAAGGAGTCGGCAGCCATCGACTTCGAGAAGGCCGACTCGTGCGTGCAGACCACGCTCCAAGAGATCGTGATGAACAAGGAGATCCTCAACAGCCTCTGCGATCTGCGGGTCTACGACGAGTACACCTACGCCCACTCCGCCAACGTCATGAGCCTTAGCCTCCTAATGGGAGTCACCCTGGGCTACCCCATCGACAAGCTGCGCCTCCTGGGGATCGGCGCCCTGTTGCACGACGTGGGCAAGAACCTCATCCCCGACTTCATCCTCAACAAGCCCGGCAAGCTGACCGAGGCGGAGTTCGCGGTCATGAAGACCCACTCCGAGAAGGGCCTGCGCCTGATCCAGAACCACCGCTGGGCCACCCCCGAGATCAAGGGGATCGTCCTGCACCACCACGAGAAATGGGCGGGCGGCGGCTACCCCTACGGCCTCAAGGGCAACGACATCCCCGAGATGGCCCGGGCCGTCGCAATCTGCGACGTGTGGGACGCCCTCATCTCCAACCGCGTCTACAAGAAGGGCATGCCCCCCAACCAGGCCTACCGGATCATCCTGGAGGGCATGGACACCCACTTCGAGCGGCGCATGGTCTGGGCCTTCCAGAACTTCATCGTGCCCTACCCCAAGAACGCGCTGGTGCTGCTCAACTCGGGCGAGATCGCGAAGGTCGCCCAGGTCAACCGAGAGGACCCGACCCGGCCGGTGGTCGAGATGGACGGCCAGCTCATCGACCTGGGCAAGCACGGCCGCCTGGTGGTCCAGGACCTGTACCGCCCCGAGGTCAAGGCCTAG